Sequence from the Miscanthus floridulus cultivar M001 chromosome 16, ASM1932011v1, whole genome shotgun sequence genome:
ATAGAGTAGCATTGGGGCTGGATCTCTGTGAAGCGGTCGTCCCTGGTGTGGTGTGTCGTTTTCGCCTCTCGTTCGCTGGTGACAGGGACACCGGTTGATCCGTTGAATTTTACTGAAAAAGATGGGGATGGTCACTGTGCCCGGGACATTGACTGAGATGTTCTTTTGCGAGTGTAGTGTAGTGCCAAATCGACGGCATGAACCATAATGTCCAGTCAAACTTTTTCTGGAAACGGACGCTAAATGAACACAAACCTGTTACTGAATTCATTTCACTTATCTAAAAGATTCCTGATTCATCCTCCGTCGCCACTCGGCACCAAGCCCATCAGTCGCCTATGCGATCAACGGAAGCGGACCGCGGACGCCATGTTCTGAATGAATCGCACTCGCCTGATCGGTCCATGCCCACCTCTACGACTCCACGCGGCTGTGTTGAAGCTGGTGCGCAAGGAGTGCGCCCAAAAGCCGAGGATCATCCATTCAAACTTTCGAAGCGCTCCATTAGAATTTAGAATTGGCACACGGACCACATACCGTGGTCATGGTGCATTTTTTCTACCATTTGGCATGCAATTCTGCGAATTCCTGGGCAACACACGCGAATAAGAGCGAATGACACAACTGACGTGGTACGAAGTATCCAACATTCTTCGCCAAAAAATTATTCTATCCACCATTGTGTAGCCAGCCACAGGATCAGTATTTGAGTTGTGAGAGGACAGATCCCTCATGATGTCAAAAATTGGAATTAAACTCATCTCCTGCAGACACAAAAAAGAAGCAGCTCCAGGCTCAGGCTCCTCGTGCCAATGAACAAGCCTCACAAGAAAAGGGTGCATGTAAATAACTTCTGCGATTGCTTCAGCATGAAACGAATGGGAGGAATTGCAAGTCTACAGAGGAAAGAGAAGCTACTTCGGCTGCCATGGCAAGTTTCTACATGGGCGAGGAGAAGCTGAACTGGATTCCAGGCTTCGAACTGTCATGCTCAGCTTGCTTTAGGATGTGACAATAGTTCACCTGGATAATAAAGATGAAAAAGATGAAGTTAGTCTTGAAGTGGATATCCAAAGTATCAAAGTCGAAAGCATAAATGGGAAAGGAAATATACCTCCACCCGGAAAAGTTTAGTAGGCAAAATAATGCCAACACCAGCAGAGCTCCGGAATGTGCGCTGAAATTCAGAAGCCGAGAAGTTCTTATACTCACCCTCCGACAATTTTGCAAGGTTTCCAGCAGTAAGGAATGCATGGCCATGAATTCCAGCATCTCTGAATATCTTGAGAGGTAGATCAAAAGAAAGGTCAGCGAAGGCAGACACGGCCAGATCACCTCCCAAGTAATCCCTTCCAGGGTCAGCCGAGCCACTCTCCGATTTATCAAGGACATGCCTCCGTGCCTCTGTTGGGCCAACTCCCCTTAATCTGAAACCCAGCAGAGATGACAGTCCGCCCAAGCTGCAAACTGGAGAAGAATTACCTCCAAGATAAAACCTCTCTGGCACTGGTAAAGTCAAATTCATGAATCCCCCTCCAAGTGGTAAAATGACACCCACTCCTACACCAACGTTGAGAGCAGCATTATAAAATCCCAAAGGCACAGCACCACGCACATCAAACTCCTGAAAGCAAAGCCACGATAATATATTTGTGAGAAAGTGATGGTCAGAACTGAGATCAAATGATAAAATTATACATTGATGCAATTATTACATAGTTTCACCCATGAACTGCAAGGGCCAGGCGAAAAAAGGTCAGGCAGAAAGGGCAAGAGAATAACCTGCCGAAAATATCTCAATCCTTTGCTATTCCATAGACCACCAACTTGAGAAGTTGACTGAAACGCATATCCTTTTGTTGGACTAAGATGTGAATCCCTCTTATCAATCTTGTATATGTACTTCAATGCAGAAAGAAGATTATGCCCTAACTGCCTCCTTATGGCCTTTGATGAGACATGTGATGGATCAGTTAAGGTACGCCATGTAAGGTTATATGACAAGTCATGGTTCCTTGTTGACAGCAAACCAAATGAAAGGCCAAGTAGGTGCTCCTTGTATGATGAAAACTTCAGCCAATCTTGTGATGACAAAGATGCCCGGGCCATCAATGGTGTTGGTATTGATTTAAACCTCGGTAGGTAGACTCCAACACCAACCTCTGTTGTTTGGTCCCAACCAAAGGACCCTGATGCATCCCAGATGTCACCATAGCCAAACAAATTCTTCAACTTAAGTGACCCTTCCAGCGACCAAGATCTTGCCTACAAGAGTAGCGAGCACAGTCACGCATCCATTGTGCAAACGTCTCAGTTAGGTACCCAGAATTTATCGGAACGACTATACAGTTATGCATTTTCTATGTTTTTCTTATTTTAGTCTGCATTTCCCACTCTTATGATGCTGACAACACAAGCTCAGTAAGGATTTTCAGCAGTAAAACTGCAGAAGATATTAGAAAAGAAAATTATTTTAATTGTACTGAAGTTTTTGTATTAGGTACAGGATAAAAGTTAACAGCCTGAAAAAATATTAAACTACTTCACAAAACAAAATAATTAACCATACTGCAAAATATGAGGATGCAGTGAGATTGCTTATCGCTGACAAAAAAAACATTCATCCCAATCAACTTCTGGGAAAAGGTGTATAGCCAAGTTTCAGTGCAAATTGTATCACATGACATGAAAATAAAGTCAAATACAGCTGACTACAAGGAGATCATGATCTATGTAAGGCTAATAACAAGGAACAATATGGTTTCCAATCATGTACAGTCCAATATGGAAGACAGGGAAAAGAATTTCAAAAATTCCTTTGGTTATCCAAAGAGCAAAACCAACAGTCTCAATACCAGCTCCTAGACAATTTTTTGTAAATACATGTTGTTCTTacttccttttccttttcctttctgTACATATTTTTTAACATATAGAATATATATATGCAGTAGGTCCTAATGTTGTCCTGTGTGAGCTAAAATAAAAGGTGCATAAAGCAAGGGCAAACAAACATAACACACAATCAATATTCATCAGCAAAAATTATATGCTGAGTTCCTACAAGTAAATTCACAGCTTGACTTAGCAGGAAAATTGCCCTCTCAGCCAGACAAAATATCCTCTGAGTCAGACTGCCAATGTATAACATAAAAGAGCACATGCGGCAAATACTAATGCATGCCAGCATATTTATCAGAAACGTAAATGGAGTAACAGGTCTCCACTATGAAGCTCAAGATCGGACAAACCATAATAACACTAGTTTTTCTTATATGTGTGTGTGCAAGTTCAACCATACTAAAACAGTATATGCATGTTTTT
This genomic interval carries:
- the LOC136512987 gene encoding uncharacterized protein — its product is MAAAADSAAGQNPKDVEFSEEEYDEDGEEEYEEEEGLDGPAAEAAERERVQSVLRRLSSNPVGIRVHDVIIKGNTKTRDELIEAEVAALLRAAPTVQDLLRAASVATARLHSLDVFDAVKITLDAGPPELPGTTNVVIEVVEVANPLTGTAGVYSKPEARSWSLEGSLKLKNLFGYGDIWDASGSFGWDQTTEVGVGVYLPRFKSIPTPLMARASLSSQDWLKFSSYKEHLLGLSFGLLSTRNHDLSYNLTWRTLTDPSHVSSKAIRRQLGHNLLSALKYIYKIDKRDSHLSPTKGYAFQSTSQVGGLWNSKGLRYFRQEFDVRGAVPLGFYNAALNVGVGVGVILPLGGGFMNLTLPVPERFYLGGNSSPVCSLGGLSSLLGFRLRGVGPTEARRHVLDKSESGSADPGRDYLGGDLAVSAFADLSFDLPLKIFRDAGIHGHAFLTAGNLAKLSEGEYKNFSASEFQRTFRSSAGVGIILPTKLFRVEVNYCHILKQAEHDSSKPGIQFSFSSPM